A window of the Sporosarcina sp. FSL K6-2383 genome harbors these coding sequences:
- the rpsJ gene encoding 30S ribosomal protein S10 — protein sequence MAKQKIRIRLKAYDHRILDQSAEKIVETAKRSGASVSGPIPLPTERSVYTILRAVHKYKDSREQFEMRTHKRLIDIVNPTPQTVDALMKLDLPSGVDIEIKL from the coding sequence ATGGCAAAACAAAAGATTCGTATTCGTTTGAAAGCGTATGATCACAGGATTTTGGATCAATCGGCTGAGAAAATTGTAGAAACAGCAAAACGTTCGGGTGCAAGTGTATCGGGTCCGATTCCACTTCCAACTGAAAGATCTGTTTACACGATTCTTCGTGCGGTGCATAAATACAAAGATTCGCGCGAGCAGTTCGAAATGCGTACACACAAACGTCTTATCGATATCGTTAACCCAACACCACAAACTGTTGATGCGTTAATGAAACTCGACTTACCGTCGGGCGTAGACATTGAAATCAAACTTTAA
- the tuf gene encoding elongation factor Tu has translation MGKEKFDRSKTHANVGTIGHVDHGKTTLTAAIATVLSKKLGGTARSYADVDNAPEEKERGITINTSHIEYETATRHYAHVDCPGHADYVKNMITGAAQMDGGILVVSAADGPMPQTREHILLSRQVGVPYLVVFMNKCDMVDDEELLELVEMEIRDLLSEYDFPGDDIPVIKGSALKALEGDEAYEDKIMELMTAVDEYIPTPPRDTEKPFMMPVEDVFSITGRGTVATGRVERGVVKVGDVIDIIGIVEEAKSTTVTGVEMFRKLLDYAEAGDNIGALLRGVARDDIQRGQVLAKPGTIVPHTKFTSEVYVLSKEEGGRHTPFFSNYRPQFYFRTTDVTGVIALPEGVEMVMPGDNIEMTIELIAPIALEEGTKFSIREGGRTVGAGVVASILK, from the coding sequence ATGGGTAAAGAAAAATTCGATCGTTCCAAAACACATGCTAACGTTGGAACAATTGGTCACGTTGACCATGGTAAAACAACTCTAACTGCAGCAATTGCAACAGTTCTTTCAAAAAAATTAGGTGGAACAGCACGTTCATACGCTGATGTTGATAACGCACCTGAAGAAAAAGAGCGTGGTATTACTATTAACACGTCTCACATCGAATATGAAACTGCAACTCGTCACTATGCACACGTTGACTGCCCAGGTCACGCCGACTATGTTAAAAACATGATCACTGGTGCTGCTCAAATGGACGGCGGAATCCTAGTTGTTTCTGCAGCTGATGGCCCAATGCCACAAACACGTGAGCACATCCTTCTTTCACGTCAAGTTGGTGTTCCTTACCTAGTAGTATTTATGAACAAATGTGATATGGTTGATGACGAAGAGCTTCTTGAGCTTGTTGAAATGGAAATTCGTGATCTTCTTTCTGAATATGACTTCCCTGGCGATGACATTCCTGTCATTAAAGGTTCTGCTCTTAAAGCACTTGAAGGCGACGAAGCATATGAAGATAAAATCATGGAACTTATGACTGCTGTTGACGAGTATATCCCAACACCACCACGTGATACTGAAAAACCATTCATGATGCCTGTTGAGGATGTATTCTCAATCACAGGACGTGGAACTGTTGCTACTGGACGCGTTGAGCGTGGAGTAGTTAAAGTTGGAGACGTTATTGACATCATCGGTATCGTTGAAGAAGCAAAATCTACAACTGTTACAGGTGTAGAGATGTTCCGTAAACTTCTTGACTATGCAGAAGCTGGTGACAACATCGGTGCACTACTTCGTGGTGTAGCTCGTGATGATATCCAACGCGGACAAGTACTTGCTAAACCAGGTACAATCGTGCCACACACAAAATTTACATCTGAAGTTTATGTTCTTTCAAAAGAAGAGGGTGGACGTCATACTCCATTCTTCTCAAACTACCGTCCACAGTTCTACTTCCGTACAACTGACGTGACTGGCGTTATCGCTCTTCCAGAAGGCGTAGAAATGGTTATGCCTGGAGATAACATTGAAATGACAATCGAACTAATTGCTCCAATCGCTCTTGAAGAAGGTACGAAGTTCTCTATCCGCGAGGGTGGACGTACTGTAGGCGCTGGCGTTGTAGCTTCAATCCTTAAATAA
- the fusA gene encoding elongation factor G: MARKFSLENTRNIGIMAHIDAGKTTTTERILYYTGKIHKIGETHEGASQMDWMEQEQERGITITSAATTAEWKDHRVNIIDTPGHVDFTVEVERSLRVLDGAVTVLDAQSGVEPQTETVWRQATNYGVPRLVFVNKMDKMGADFLYSVGTLVERLGANAHPIQLPIGAEDSFSAIIDLVEMNAVYYGDDTGLNAEVKEIPEEHRAQAEEYREKLIEAVAEFDEDLMNKFLDEEEITKEEIKAAIRKATLAVEFYPVVCGTAFKNKGVQLVLDAVIDYLPSPLDIAAMKGTNPETDEEVERHSSDEEPFSALAFKVMTDPYVGKLTFFRVYSGVLQSGSYVQNSSKGKRERVGRILQMHANSREEIAEVHAGEIAAAVGLKDTGTGDTLCDDKALVILESMDFPEPVISLSVEPKTKADQDKMGMALAKLQEEDPTFRAHTDQETGEVIIAGMGELHLDVLVDRMRREFNVEANVGAPQVSYRETFRAAAEVEGKFVRQSGGRGQFGHVWIEFSPNEEGKGFEFINNVVGGSVPREYIPAVEAGIRDSLDNGVIAGYPLIDIKARLFDGSYHDVDSNEMAFKIAASMALKNAVSKVNPVLLEPMMKVEVQIPEEYMGDIMGDVTSRRGRVEGMEARGNSQVVRAMVPLANMFGYATSLRSNTQGRGNFSMVFDHYEEVPKSIAEEIIKKNKGE, encoded by the coding sequence ATGGCTAGAAAATTCTCCTTAGAGAATACACGTAATATTGGTATCATGGCTCACATCGATGCTGGTAAAACAACGACGACTGAGCGTATCCTTTATTACACTGGTAAAATCCACAAAATTGGAGAAACGCACGAAGGTGCATCTCAAATGGACTGGATGGAACAGGAGCAAGAACGTGGTATCACAATCACTTCTGCTGCAACAACAGCAGAATGGAAAGATCACCGCGTAAACATCATTGACACACCAGGTCACGTAGACTTCACGGTTGAAGTTGAACGTTCACTTCGTGTTCTTGATGGAGCAGTAACGGTACTTGACGCTCAATCAGGCGTTGAACCACAAACAGAAACTGTTTGGCGTCAAGCAACAAACTATGGCGTGCCGCGTCTAGTTTTCGTTAACAAAATGGACAAAATGGGTGCAGATTTCCTTTACTCAGTAGGTACACTAGTTGAACGTCTTGGTGCAAATGCGCATCCAATTCAATTACCAATTGGCGCAGAAGATTCGTTCTCTGCAATTATTGACCTAGTTGAAATGAATGCTGTTTACTACGGCGATGACACTGGTCTAAATGCTGAAGTAAAAGAAATTCCAGAAGAACATCGTGCGCAAGCAGAAGAATACCGTGAAAAGCTAATTGAAGCGGTTGCTGAATTCGATGAAGATCTTATGAACAAATTCTTGGATGAAGAAGAAATTACAAAGGAAGAAATCAAAGCTGCAATTCGTAAAGCAACGCTTGCAGTTGAATTCTACCCTGTCGTATGTGGAACTGCATTCAAAAACAAAGGTGTCCAACTCGTCCTTGACGCAGTAATCGACTACCTCCCATCACCACTTGATATCGCTGCTATGAAAGGGACGAATCCTGAGACTGATGAAGAAGTAGAACGTCACTCAAGCGACGAAGAGCCGTTCTCGGCACTTGCTTTTAAAGTAATGACAGACCCTTATGTTGGTAAACTTACATTCTTCCGTGTGTATTCTGGTGTTCTTCAATCAGGATCATACGTGCAAAACTCTTCAAAAGGTAAGCGTGAGCGCGTAGGACGTATTCTACAAATGCATGCTAACTCCCGTGAAGAAATTGCTGAAGTACACGCAGGGGAAATTGCTGCTGCAGTCGGACTGAAAGATACAGGAACTGGCGACACACTATGTGACGACAAAGCACTTGTAATCTTAGAGTCAATGGACTTTCCAGAACCAGTAATTTCACTTTCTGTTGAGCCGAAAACAAAAGCCGACCAAGATAAAATGGGTATGGCACTTGCTAAGCTTCAAGAGGAAGACCCGACATTCCGCGCACACACAGACCAAGAAACTGGAGAAGTAATCATCGCTGGTATGGGTGAATTGCATCTTGACGTACTTGTAGACCGTATGCGTCGTGAATTTAATGTTGAAGCGAACGTTGGAGCACCGCAAGTATCTTACCGTGAAACATTCCGTGCAGCTGCGGAAGTTGAAGGTAAATTCGTGCGTCAATCCGGTGGACGCGGACAGTTTGGTCACGTTTGGATCGAATTCTCTCCTAACGAAGAAGGAAAAGGATTCGAATTCATCAATAACGTTGTCGGAGGATCTGTTCCACGTGAATATATTCCGGCGGTTGAAGCAGGTATCCGTGATTCACTTGATAATGGTGTAATTGCTGGTTATCCTTTAATCGACATTAAAGCTCGTCTATTCGACGGTTCTTACCATGACGTTGACTCCAACGAAATGGCGTTCAAAATTGCTGCATCTATGGCATTGAAAAACGCTGTATCGAAAGTTAACCCAGTTCTACTTGAACCAATGATGAAAGTAGAAGTTCAAATTCCTGAAGAATACATGGGCGATATCATGGGTGACGTAACATCACGCCGTGGTCGTGTAGAAGGAATGGAAGCTCGTGGTAACTCACAAGTAGTTCGCGCGATGGTTCCACTTGCTAACATGTTTGGTTATGCAACATCTCTTCGTTCTAACACACAAGGACGCGGAAACTTCTCAATGGTATTCGATCACTACGAAGAAGTGCCGAAATCAATTGCTGAAGAAATCATCAAGAAAAACAAGGGCGAATAA
- the rpsG gene encoding 30S ribosomal protein S7, which translates to MPRKGPVAKRDVLPDPIYNSKLVSRLINKMMVDGKKGTSQKILYGAFELVKERSGKDPLEVFEAALTNVMPVLEVKARRVGGANYQVPVEVRPDRRTTLGLRYLVNYSRTRGEKTMEERLANEILDASNNTGASVKRREEMHKMAEANKAFAHYRW; encoded by the coding sequence ATGCCTCGTAAAGGTCCTGTTGCAAAACGTGACGTACTTCCGGATCCGATTTATAATTCGAAACTCGTCTCACGTCTTATCAATAAAATGATGGTTGACGGTAAAAAAGGTACATCTCAAAAAATCCTCTATGGTGCGTTCGAGCTTGTGAAAGAACGTTCTGGCAAGGATCCACTTGAAGTATTTGAAGCGGCACTTACTAACGTAATGCCAGTTCTTGAAGTAAAAGCACGCCGTGTAGGTGGAGCCAACTATCAAGTTCCAGTTGAAGTACGTCCTGATCGCCGTACTACACTTGGACTTCGTTACCTTGTTAACTACTCACGCACACGCGGAGAAAAAACAATGGAAGAACGTCTTGCGAATGAAATCCTTGACGCTTCTAACAATACAGGTGCATCCGTGAAACGTCGCGAAGAAATGCACAAAATGGCAGAAGCGAATAAAGCATTCGCTCACTATCGCTGGTAA
- the rpsL gene encoding 30S ribosomal protein S12, with the protein MPTINQLVRKPRKPNVTGSKAPALGKSYNSFKKSMTNVNSPQKRGVCTRVGTMTPKKPNSALRKYARVRLTNQMEVNAYIPGEGHNLQEHSVVLIRGGRVKDLPGVRYHVVRGALDTAGVTGRMQSRSMYGAKKPKVKKS; encoded by the coding sequence ATGCCTACAATTAACCAATTGGTCCGCAAACCACGTAAACCAAACGTGACAGGATCTAAAGCACCAGCACTCGGGAAAAGCTATAACAGCTTCAAAAAGTCAATGACGAACGTGAACTCACCACAAAAACGAGGTGTTTGTACACGTGTTGGTACAATGACACCGAAGAAGCCGAACTCGGCTCTTCGTAAATATGCACGTGTTCGTTTGACGAACCAAATGGAAGTCAATGCGTACATTCCTGGTGAAGGTCATAACCTACAAGAGCACAGTGTCGTACTTATTCGCGGCGGACGCGTAAAAGACTTACCGGGTGTTCGTTACCATGTTGTTCGTGGAGCGCTTGATACTGCTGGAGTTACTGGCCGTATGCAAAGCCGTTCTATGTACGGTGCTAAAAAACCTAAAGTTAAAAAAAGCTAA
- a CDS encoding ribosomal L7Ae/L30e/S12e/Gadd45 family protein, whose translation MSYEKVERAKKTIIGTKQTVKAIRAGVVTAVIIAQDAEERVVAPVKEEAALHGVQVTYVDSKERLGNACGIQVGAAVVAITG comes from the coding sequence ATGTCTTATGAAAAAGTCGAGCGGGCAAAGAAGACAATCATCGGTACAAAGCAGACAGTGAAAGCGATCCGTGCAGGGGTAGTGACTGCCGTCATTATCGCGCAAGATGCTGAAGAACGGGTTGTTGCTCCTGTAAAGGAGGAAGCCGCGCTTCATGGCGTCCAAGTGACATATGTTGATTCGAAAGAAAGACTCGGAAATGCATGTGGAATTCAAGTCGGTGCAGCCGTGGTTGCGATTACTGGATAA
- the rpoC gene encoding DNA-directed RNA polymerase subunit beta', with protein sequence MIDVNNFEYMKIGLASPDKIRSWSYGEVKKPETINYRTLKPEKDGLFCERIFGPTKDWECHCGKYKRVRYKGVVCDRCGVEVTRQKVRRERMGHIELAAPVTHIWYFKGIPSRMGLILDMTPRALEEIIYFASYVVVDPADTPLERKQLLSEREYRIYREKYGTKFQALMGAEAIERLLMAIDLDKEMEFLKEELKTVQGQRRTRAIRRLEVVESFRNSGNKPEWMVLEVLPVIPPELRPMVQLDGGRFATSDLNDLYRRVINRNNRLKRLLDLGAPGIIVQNEKRMLQEAVDALVDNGRRGRPVTGPGNRPLKSLSHMLKGKQGRFRQNLLGKRVDYSGRSVIVVGPNLKMYQCGLPKEMAIELFKPFVMKELVERGLAHNIKSAKRKIERLHSEVWDVLEDVIKEHPVLLNRAPTLHRLGIQAFEPILVEGRAITLHPLVCTAYNADFDGDQMAVHVPLSAEAQAEARLLMLAAQNILNPKDGKPVVTPSQDMVLGNYYLTLERKGATGEGTVFHNADEALIAYHNGHVHLHSRIAIQAGSLNNPTFTEEQNSQLLLTTVGKVIFNEILPESFPYINEPTDSNLEVETPAHYFVPGTVDVKKHFAEMELVEPFKKKILGNIIAEIFKRFHITETSRMLDRMKNLGFKYSTRAGITIGISDIVVLPNKGDILQEAQDKVDKVMQQFRRGLITEEERYDRVISYWSHAKDVIQAKLMDSLDHSNPIYMMSDSGARGNASNFTQLAGMRGLMANPAGRIIELPIKSSFREGLTVLEYFISTHGARKGLADTALKTADSGYLTRRLVDVAQDVIVREDDCGTDRGLEISALMEGTELIEGLDERIEGRHTKKTIYHPETGKLILERDGLITADAARNILDAGIETVTIRSAFTCNTKHGVCKKCYGINLATGETVEVGEAVGIIAAQSIGEPGTQLTMRTFHTGGVAGDDITQGLPRIQEIFESRNPKGQAVISEIKGSIIEIDEIREGQKEITIQGEVETRKYLAPYNARLKVQVGDTIDRGDVITEGSIDPKELIVVKDVATVQNYLLKEVQKVYRMQGVEIGDKHVEVMVRQMLRKVRIIEAGDTDLLPGSLLDIHQFADANAVVLKAGKVPATCRPVILGITKASLETESFLSAASFQETTRVLTDAAIKGKTDELLGLKENVIIGKLVPAGTGMQRYRHIVMEQGGEKTSAKKVTAE encoded by the coding sequence TTGATAGATGTAAACAATTTTGAGTATATGAAAATCGGCCTAGCTTCACCAGATAAGATTCGTTCATGGTCCTATGGAGAAGTAAAAAAGCCAGAAACAATCAACTACCGTACGTTAAAACCTGAAAAAGATGGTCTATTTTGTGAACGTATTTTCGGACCTACAAAAGATTGGGAATGTCATTGCGGGAAGTATAAACGTGTACGCTACAAAGGCGTCGTTTGTGACCGTTGTGGAGTAGAAGTAACTCGTCAAAAAGTACGCCGTGAACGTATGGGGCATATTGAACTTGCAGCTCCTGTTACACATATTTGGTATTTCAAAGGGATTCCAAGCCGTATGGGACTTATCCTTGATATGACACCACGTGCTTTGGAAGAAATCATCTACTTCGCATCTTATGTTGTTGTAGACCCGGCAGATACACCACTTGAAAGAAAGCAATTGCTTTCTGAACGGGAATATCGTATTTACCGTGAAAAGTATGGCACTAAATTCCAAGCACTTATGGGTGCAGAAGCGATTGAGCGTCTGTTAATGGCGATTGATCTCGATAAAGAAATGGAATTCTTGAAAGAAGAATTGAAAACTGTTCAAGGGCAACGCCGTACGCGTGCGATCAGACGACTTGAAGTTGTTGAATCGTTCCGTAACTCAGGTAACAAACCTGAATGGATGGTCCTTGAAGTACTGCCGGTTATTCCGCCAGAACTACGCCCGATGGTACAACTTGATGGCGGACGTTTTGCTACTTCTGACTTGAATGATCTATACCGTAGGGTTATTAACCGGAACAACAGATTGAAACGTTTACTTGACCTTGGAGCTCCAGGGATTATCGTTCAAAACGAGAAGCGGATGCTGCAAGAAGCAGTCGATGCGCTCGTGGATAATGGTCGTCGTGGTCGTCCAGTTACAGGACCAGGTAACCGTCCGTTAAAATCACTATCTCATATGTTGAAAGGTAAGCAAGGGCGATTCCGTCAAAACTTACTTGGAAAACGTGTTGACTATTCTGGTCGTTCCGTTATCGTTGTTGGACCTAACTTGAAAATGTATCAGTGTGGTCTGCCGAAAGAAATGGCGATTGAATTATTTAAACCGTTTGTGATGAAAGAACTTGTTGAACGAGGACTTGCACACAACATTAAGAGTGCTAAACGTAAAATCGAACGCCTTCATTCGGAAGTATGGGACGTTCTTGAAGATGTCATTAAAGAGCATCCGGTCCTTCTGAACCGGGCACCAACACTTCACCGTCTTGGTATTCAAGCGTTTGAGCCGATTCTTGTAGAAGGGCGTGCAATCACACTGCATCCACTCGTCTGTACAGCTTATAACGCTGACTTCGATGGTGACCAGATGGCTGTTCACGTTCCTTTATCAGCAGAAGCACAAGCAGAAGCACGTTTACTCATGCTAGCTGCACAAAACATTTTGAACCCGAAAGACGGTAAACCAGTCGTTACGCCATCCCAGGATATGGTTTTAGGAAACTACTACCTGACATTGGAGCGTAAAGGTGCAACCGGTGAAGGAACTGTATTCCATAATGCGGACGAAGCACTTATCGCTTATCATAATGGTCACGTGCATCTTCACTCACGGATCGCTATTCAAGCAGGTTCGTTGAATAACCCGACATTTACGGAAGAACAAAATAGCCAATTGTTATTAACGACGGTTGGGAAAGTAATTTTTAACGAAATTTTACCGGAATCGTTCCCGTATATTAACGAACCAACTGATTCCAACTTGGAAGTTGAAACGCCTGCTCATTATTTCGTTCCAGGAACTGTAGATGTGAAAAAACATTTCGCGGAAATGGAACTTGTGGAGCCGTTCAAGAAGAAAATCCTTGGGAATATCATCGCGGAAATTTTCAAACGTTTCCACATTACAGAAACGTCAAGAATGCTTGACCGCATGAAAAACCTAGGATTCAAATATTCAACGCGTGCAGGAATCACAATCGGTATCTCGGATATCGTTGTTTTACCTAACAAAGGCGATATTTTGCAAGAGGCGCAAGATAAAGTTGATAAAGTGATGCAACAGTTCCGCCGTGGTTTGATTACAGAAGAAGAGCGATATGATCGCGTTATTTCTTACTGGAGTCATGCGAAGGATGTCATCCAAGCGAAACTGATGGATTCTCTTGATCACTCGAACCCGATTTACATGATGAGTGACTCAGGGGCACGGGGTAACGCATCTAACTTCACGCAGCTTGCGGGTATGCGTGGTCTGATGGCCAACCCGGCTGGTCGTATCATTGAACTTCCAATCAAATCTTCATTCCGTGAAGGACTGACAGTACTTGAGTACTTCATCTCTACACACGGTGCGCGTAAAGGACTTGCGGATACAGCCCTTAAAACAGCTGACTCAGGTTACTTAACACGCCGACTCGTCGACGTTGCGCAGGATGTTATCGTTCGTGAAGATGACTGTGGAACAGACCGTGGTCTGGAAATCAGTGCATTGATGGAAGGTACGGAATTGATTGAAGGTCTGGATGAGCGTATTGAAGGTCGTCACACGAAGAAGACAATTTATCATCCTGAAACTGGCAAGTTAATTCTTGAAAGAGACGGACTTATTACGGCGGATGCTGCGCGCAACATTCTTGATGCGGGTATTGAAACTGTGACAATTCGTTCAGCATTTACATGTAATACGAAGCATGGTGTTTGTAAGAAATGTTACGGCATTAACTTGGCTACTGGCGAAACGGTTGAGGTTGGTGAAGCGGTTGGTATTATCGCTGCACAATCTATCGGTGAGCCAGGTACACAGCTTACAATGCGTACATTCCATACAGGTGGAGTTGCAGGGGATGACATTACACAAGGTCTTCCTCGTATCCAAGAGATCTTCGAATCGCGGAATCCGAAAGGGCAAGCGGTTATCTCAGAAATCAAAGGTAGCATCATTGAAATTGATGAAATCCGCGAAGGTCAGAAGGAAATTACTATTCAAGGTGAAGTGGAAACGCGTAAGTATCTTGCGCCGTACAATGCTCGCCTGAAAGTTCAAGTTGGCGATACGATTGACCGAGGCGATGTTATTACAGAAGGTTCTATCGATCCGAAGGAACTGATTGTTGTAAAAGATGTAGCCACTGTTCAAAATTACCTCTTGAAAGAAGTTCAAAAAGTATACCGTATGCAAGGTGTTGAAATCGGTGATAAACACGTAGAAGTAATGGTTCGCCAAATGCTTCGTAAAGTGCGCATCATCGAAGCAGGAGACACGGATCTATTGCCGGGCTCATTGTTAGACATCCATCAATTTGCAGATGCGAATGCAGTCGTGCTGAAAGCTGGAAAAGTTCCAGCGACATGTCGTCCTGTCATTCTCGGTATTACAAAAGCGTCACTTGAAACAGAATCCTTCTTGTCTGCAGCGTCATTCCAAGAAACAACTCGTGTCTTGACAGATGCAGCAATCAAAGGGAAAACTGACGAACTACTTGGTTTGAAGGAAAACGTTATTATCGGGAAACTTGTACCAGCTGGAACGGGAATGCAACGTTACCGTCACATCGTTATGGAGCAAGGTGGAGAGAAAACTTCAGCTAAGAAGGTTACAGCTGAATAA